The following nucleotide sequence is from Microbulbifer sp. A4B17.
CTGGCTGGCCAATGTAATCGGCAATGTTGCGCTGATTACTGCTGGCCTGGGCTATCTGACCCATTTTTTTCCACCGTTAAAAGACCCACTGACTTTTGCCATGGCCCAGATTGCTATGGTCTGGCTACTGACTTACGCCAATGTACTGGGCCCGCGCACCGTCGGTCGCATCCAATCCCTCACCACAAGCCTGGTTTTGCTTCCGATCCTCGGCACCGCTATTTTTGGCTGGTTCTGGTTCGATGAGCAAAACTTTGTCAGCAGCTGGAATGTCTCAGGCAAGAGCGACTCCAGTGCCATTATGGCAAGCCTGACCTTCACGCTCTGGGCCTTTATTGGGGTGGAAACTGCCTCAGTATCCGCCGCAGTGGTAAAAGACCCCACCAAGAGCGTCCCAGTCGCGACCGTTGGGGGGGTAATCCTGGCTTCTATTGCCTATGTACTCAGCTCATCGGTCATTATGGGGATGCTGCCAAACCAGGATTTAATCAGCTCCTCCGCTCCCTTTGCCGATGCTGCTCGCCTGGCACTGGGAAATACTGCGGCCAATGTCGTAGCCCTATGTGCCGCTATCGGCTGTATCGGTTCGCTGGGCGGCTGGATACTGCTGGTGGGGCAGTCTGCCAAGGCGGCGGCAGATGATGGCCTGTTTGCAGCGCTATTTGCCCGTACCAACAGCAAAGGCGTGCCTACCGGCGGATTGACCCTGGTGGCTGTGCTGATGTCTGTATTAATACTTACCACCATATCGCCAACGGCCAGCCAGCAGTTTGGCAAAATTGCCTCTGTCGCTGTGATTATGACGCTGATGCCCTATATCTATTCAGCGATAGCTTTGCGGGTTTTGGCCTACGGCAAAATGCCGCCTCAGCAGTACGGTCTGTTTACTGTAATTTTACTGATTGCAGCGGTGTACTGCCTGGTGGCCCTGGTGGGATCTGATGGGCAACAAACCCGCTGGTCCCTGATCTTTGTGATTGCGACAGTCATTTTTTATGCACTAATTTTAAATCGCCGTCGCAGCGTTGAAGAAAAACACTTTCTGCCCGGTGGGCCAGAACCAGCCTGGGTTCACTACTTCACTCTATTCGCCACAATTGCTGCCCTGTGCCTGTTCTTCTGGTTTTCCGTAGGGCAGTATCCGGACCTGGAGTTGCGACTGCGCGCACCCAACCCCTCAGATCATCATATTGAGAAGCACATTGAACCCTAATCTCAACGGGTCAGCGCCCTCTCGATGGTTTCGGCAGTAATTTCAGTAATCCCCTGGGAGTTGGATTCACGATTACCCGCCACATTAAGCGTCTGCGGACGGTTCTTGAGGATAAAGTCGCTCACCAGTTGTACTCGATCGGCGTCGGTCGGACTGACCACCAAGTGCGGTTTTCCCGATACCTGGCAGAATTCAATAGTAAACAGGGTGCCATCACTGCCGGGATTGGTTGTAAAAATAACAGTGGCATCGGCGTTGCGGATATTCTCACGGGTACGCTCTTCCAGGTCCGGGGACGTATTTTCAATCAGTCCAAACCCTTTTAGAAACTCCGGCCGATCCCCGATCTCAGTCCAATAACCCAGCGGTGCTGTACCGCCAGTGGCAATTCCCAGGCGCTGCCCTGCCAACAAGCCACCGATATCAGCCCCTGTCTGGCCACCACTGATAATTTTCTCCGGTCGAAAGATCACTATTTCCTCCGATATTGTAACTCAAACAGATCTCTCCACCATGACCCAACTAATATCTCGGCCAAATAACTACTGAAGAAAATCTTCATTCCCGACAAGAAATATTCTTTCAGGTGAATTAACCGTTGAGATCGTTTAAGAGCCACTAACGCACACCTGGTCTCGATTAATTATTATCAACCCTTGATAAGCGAATACGAATTATATTGAGAGCGGCAACTTACAAAGTTCTGCATACTTCATCGAAATCCAACCGGGGATTGCGCGGGTGTAATTTTTCAGTTTCGCCATAACCGAGATTGCACAGGAAGTTTGACTTGATATGACAACCGGGGAAGTGCTCTGGCAAAAATGCAGGAGCTGAACACTTTTCACTGAAGAACTCCTCATCGACCATTGCATTATCGAAGCCCGACATTGGACCGCAATCAAGCCCCAGGGCCCGCGCCGCCAAAATAAAGTACCCTCCCTGCAGGGAGCCATTGCGAAATGCCGTCACTTCAGAATATTCCGGACTATCAGCAAACCATTCCCGCGCAGGCACCTGAGGATAGAGCCTGGGCAGAAGTTCATAAAAGTGCATATCGTAAGCAATAATCGCTGTCACTGGGGCCCGCATTGTTTTTTCAATATTTCCCGTATTCAAGGCCGGTTTAAGCCTCTCCTTCGCCTCCTTGCTCACAACAAACACCAATCGCATGGGGCAACAATTGGCACTGGTGGGTCCGAACCTGACTAGGTCGTAGAGCTGTTTCAAAACTTCTTCCGACACAGGTCTATCCTGCCAGTGACTATGGGTTCTGGCATTGTTGAACAGTTGATCGAGTACCGCGGAGGAAACCGGTTGCATAACAGCTACCTCTAAATAACTTCTCTAGCTAAAAGTCTAGTTTGCGCCAGCCATTTCAAAGGAGCAGCAGAATCATCAGCAGATGGCAGGCCATCACCAGATAAGTCACGATGCTGCGAGTGCGAAAATACTGGTCCCGTCCTGGCAGGTTGGGGTTTAGCCGAGACTCCGCCCAGGAAACAAAACCGAAAGCGAGTAACAGCACTGGTAGTGCCCAGGCAGTGCGAAACATCAGCAGCGCGACCCAACCAATCAATGTCACCAGATTACTCAACAGCGCCAACATCAACCGATGCGGATGCCCTACCCGATTAAGTGCAGCACCCCACCAGACGCCACAAAGAAAACTGAGAATCACAGCGCTATAAGCCGTGAACAGCAGGCGCGGGCTCACTCCCCAAATAGAAAATCCCAACCACTGCATAAAGATTCCAGCGACAAATGGAATCAAACCAAGGTAAGCCAGCCAGTCAAACAGCCGCGTATCTACCGGAGGGTAGTTATGGATGTCAGTGTCCATGTCGTCTAAGCTTCCAAGTCAAAGACAGTTTCGTCCCAAAACAACAAGCTTAGCGGCAGGAGCAAGCAGCAATGGATGCCGAACACAAAATTGATGTCAAACAAGCGCTGCGGGTATTTGATAGAGCGACAAAGGAGGGGCGTAAGGAGGGTAATGAATGGCATTATCAGGGTTTGGCGGTCAGCACCGACTTTGACGGCTATACGGTTTTTATCAATTCCCCCAAAGTGAAACTCACCATATTTTTCCACAATAAATTTTCTGTGGACTCCACCAGCAGTAAAGAGCTTGAAGAGTTTATAAGGTTGCTAAATAAGCTTGATTCAGAGTAAGAGGCAGTAACCCAGGATCATCAGACTGAGCAAATTTTGAGCATCAAAATGACGCCACTTTGAGAGCAATCCCTCGATACTCACTTAAAGAACACCATAAGCACAAATAGAGACATTATCCGCCACCACACTTAAAAGTCTCAGAATACCGAATACATCCGGTTTAAGATGGGAACCTGACACTGCCGCAGCTATCACCCAGATAAATTGATTATTTTATAGCGTTGTTTGGGTGATACAGATTTTTGAAGCCCCAAGAAACTGACTAATCAAGTCTGAACGACTACATCTTAGCTGTGAGGGTCTTTTCTAAGCACCCTCAAAACACTGGAAAATTTTCTACTGATCCACTGTCTGCATACTTATAAGTTGAGTATGCGATAATTACAATATATGGAAACGACTTTTATTTGTACGATAACAACATTTACCACTGTGCTTCAGCAAAGTTTCACTGGCCTATGAAAGACCAGATACGCTGGCAGTTACGGCAACAAGAAATAATCCATATATAATCTTCATTAAGATTCCGCTTAAATGATCCAGATTTCCATAGTTTCCTGGTTTTCGATTCAACCAGAGAAGATTAACCCAGCGGAACACTGCCCCACCATTTTACCATAAGTCCGCTGGGCTAAAATATTACTCCTCTCCCAGTAGAGCTCTAATTATTGCCCCAATAATATAACCAACATTATCCACCATGGTACCAGATATACCAGCTTCAGCCGTTAATATTTCTTTTGAAAGGGTTTTTCCTTCTGCTAATACCGGATTATGAATCACATCCTCATGCATTGAGCCAGCAACACATACACTGACAGTTGCGGCAATAAAAAACAATCTATATATAATCTTCATTGATATTCCTCATAATTGTTCCAGTTTCCCATCTTCCAACAATCACACTATTTATGGGACATCCACATTAATGGATATTTGAGCGGTCTTCAAACCTATTAGATTAAAATTGAAAGCTCATATGAAACCTTATTAGCTTCCAAGAATGAAATAACGCCAACGAGATCAGCCTAGGCACATCTATCTGACGGGACAATGTGGCCAGCCAGCTTGAACTTGCAGTAGTCGACTGCCCTCTGAATCATATTCAATCTCCCTGGAATCTTAAAAAGCATCAAAAGGTTCAGTGTTATCACCGGGATAAGCGCTAAGTACTTCTCTGCCGTCACTAAAAACAGGAGATCACCACTTGTCCATATGGTGGAATCGATTTTAAAAAATCCAACCACCAATTATCCACAACCAGATATTTCATAAAACACCAGTCCCAAATGACAGCATCTACACCTAGTGTAAAGTCAAGGCCATCAAGGAAGTGAAAGCTTTGCGCCAGATTCTGGATCTGTTGTCATATGTATGACACCATATAACCAAGTAATCATCTCTCCAATTTCCTTTTGAAATCGCTCCTTACATTTCATTGCTTGTAAATATTTTTTAACACCCTCAAGAGTCAATAAAATCTTTACAGCTTTGAAAAAGCTTATTCCAGCCGACATCATTGATCGCATAAAATATCGCCTTGTGCATCAATATTGATGCAGGGTCAGCTATCCATGTTGGCGTTCAAACGGCAAAATATTAACCTATTCCGACAGGGTAAAGTTAGTAATTTGCCATCTTTTTGCAGCCCTTCTTGATGAAAGTCAGGTAGCCTCAACCCCTAAGAGGAGTCTTAAAGACCTTATTGATACGCCCATCTATCCAAGGGTAAATGTAAATCAGGGTCATATCTACTATAGAGCGTCCCAAAGTCCTTTATCTTAGCTACAAACCAAAATGCCAGGCAGTCTGAGTGATCAGACTCACCGTGATAGTGCCTTGTTTTATAAGGCCTTACGCAAGATTTTCCAGTAAAGAACAAAACAGCCTTGCCTTTGTGTTTCTCTCAGAACCTATATATTTATAGGAACTGAACGATAGTTTCTCCATTACTTACTTTTTTTGGAGGGAGGGGAGAAAAACCGGGCCCCGATGGGAATTTTTATACTGGGTCACTTTCAGTGTGAGCTTCATTAAATAATCGCCTCGATCAAGCCAGCCGCCTCAGCCGGCTGTTACCTAGGAAAACTGAGAGATTGACACATTCATCTTATTTCCCCGACCAGATAAACTTGGTGTAACTCCATCGGCCGCGATGCCGCCCCCCCACAGTTAATCACCAGCCTCCTAAAACACAAAGAAACTTCCTATTTGGCATCCACCTAAGTTTGTACAAAAACGGTAACTAGCCCATAAAGCAGTATTAACATACCCGGGTTTCGATTCTGCGCGAAATTGGTACTTCTGAACAATTTAAAGAAAAAAGAGAGTGGAAGACCATCGCCTAAGGCATAGCCCCTCCCTGAACCCGCTGAACCCGCTGAACTCGCTGAACACCTCAAGCAGTTGGAGATGAGTGGATTTTTCATTAATCAGTGTCATCATATCCCGTGAATATCCCCCCCCTTAAAACCCCAAGTATCTTTATTTTAAAAAGCTGGGTTCTGCTCCTATTCTTCCCTTCCAACTTACTCCTTGCTTAGTTAAATAGATCTTTCTATCTGGTTATCAGTAAAAATTTTAGCCAAAGGCCAGCCAGATCTTTTCTTGACACTAGCCCGGACAGGTTCGAGTAGTTTTTGGGAATCTCAATAACTCGCTACCTACTTCTTTTAGAGAGCTCGAAGTAATCAAACCGAAACGAAAGAGTTACAGCACTTGCTTAAGCATTATTGCTCTCTGGGCATAGATGTAGATTACGGACTATTAAGGGGATATTCACTGCACACTTCAAGCATAACGTATGCTCTCTGCTCCTATAATAACTGATTGAAAACAACAGGCTGATTAAGAAGCGGCTCTTGAATTTTCAAAGGATGGCATTTAAAAACTCTATTTCAACGCATTGATGCCATACCAACTTTGCTTTGTCGTTTTAAGGGAAGGATGGTCAGTAGAAATCCACTGGGCAGAGCAAAAAAAGCTTTTATTAAAGCTGGGGCTAATAGGGCTTTTATATGATATCCCTGGAGTACAAATTTTATTTTCCAGCATTCTAATGATGGTACAGCTTAAGAATACCCTTTAGTCTTAAATAATTACTACTCACTCCACTTACCTATAGTGTTCGATCAAGCAATATCGGCTTGTACCAGCGAGATATTAAAGAGATCCATACTGATTTTTAAAGCACAAACGTAGAACGGGGTAAACGTAACAGGATCACCAAGCACTCCCACGATAACACCTTAGCTAACGATTAGAGCTACTACCGGTATAACTCAGCTTAGTGAGCTTTGACAGCTAGTATTCTGGAGTTTCCCCCTATAAAAGGGGCTTCATAGGATCAGGAAGCCTGCAGCCAATAAACACCCATTCAAAAGCTTCCTGAAAATCTGAGCCACCTTAGCAGGCCAGGCGGGAATTACTGCCCGGTACTCTCCGGCACACCACTGTGAAAGCGGAACTGCCCATCACTGCCTTGCACTAATTCCTTTTCTTTCTCCAGCAGCGCTTGAACTCTGGGTTGAATATCTTCATCAGAAGCCTTCTGGGCAAGGTGCAGGTAATCGCGGAAGTGACGCGCCTCAGATTTAAGCAGGGAGAGATAAAATTTCTGCAACTCATCATCTAATTGAGGCGCAATCCGCGCAAAGCGCTCGCAGGAGCGCGCCTCGATAATAGCGCCACAAATCAACGTATCAATCAAACGTCCCGGCTCTGCGCTACGCACTTCGGCGCGAAGGCCGGCGGCGTAGCGGGAAGCACTGACGTGGGGATAGGCGATACCCCGTTTCTCCATAATCGCCAGCACCTGCTCAAAGTGGCGCAGCTCTTCACGGGCCAGACGCGACATTTTGTTCAGAAGCTCAAAGTCATTCAGGTAGCGAAACATCAGGTTCAGGGCAGTACCCGCCGCTTTTTTCTCGCAGTTGGCATGATCGATCAGCATCATTTCCGGCTCCTTCAATGCCGCCTCCACCCAGGCATCAGGCGTGGGACACAACAGGAATTCATTGATAGCGGACAGATCTGGGACTTGAGCATTCATAGGACGAACAAACTTAACCGGAGCAAAATAACTTGGCGCGGGATTATAGCGGCCCTAAGTCACAAAGGCCCGCTTTTAAACCGCCAACGGACTCTACTCCCCGACTGACTAACCCTTGCAGCAATTATCCAGGAAGGTCCCTAGTGACAAATACACTCACCTTGATAACGATTTATTAAGTGCATTAATATAAAGATTGCTTTTTATCCGGCATATCTG
It contains:
- a CDS encoding DUF3429 domain-containing protein yields the protein MDTDIHNYPPVDTRLFDWLAYLGLIPFVAGIFMQWLGFSIWGVSPRLLFTAYSAVILSFLCGVWWGAALNRVGHPHRLMLALLSNLVTLIGWVALLMFRTAWALPVLLLAFGFVSWAESRLNPNLPGRDQYFRTRSIVTYLVMACHLLMILLLL
- a CDS encoding DUF3081 family protein, with the protein product MDAEHKIDVKQALRVFDRATKEGRKEGNEWHYQGLAVSTDFDGYTVFINSPKVKLTIFFHNKFSVDSTSSKELEEFIRLLNKLDSE
- the adiC gene encoding arginine/agmatine antiporter, whose protein sequence is MKEEHKIGLVPATLMVAGNMMGSGVFMLPANLAAVGSISLIGWLITIVGAISLALVFAKLAAIYPAAGGPYAYARRAFGDYIGYQTNLVYWLANVIGNVALITAGLGYLTHFFPPLKDPLTFAMAQIAMVWLLTYANVLGPRTVGRIQSLTTSLVLLPILGTAIFGWFWFDEQNFVSSWNVSGKSDSSAIMASLTFTLWAFIGVETASVSAAVVKDPTKSVPVATVGGVILASIAYVLSSSVIMGMLPNQDLISSSAPFADAARLALGNTAANVVALCAAIGCIGSLGGWILLVGQSAKAAADDGLFAALFARTNSKGVPTGGLTLVAVLMSVLILTTISPTASQQFGKIASVAVIMTLMPYIYSAIALRVLAYGKMPPQQYGLFTVILLIAAVYCLVALVGSDGQQTRWSLIFVIATVIFYALILNRRRSVEEKHFLPGGPEPAWVHYFTLFATIAALCLFFWFSVGQYPDLELRLRAPNPSDHHIEKHIEP
- a CDS encoding tRNA-(ms[2]io[6]A)-hydroxylase; the encoded protein is MNAQVPDLSAINEFLLCPTPDAWVEAALKEPEMMLIDHANCEKKAAGTALNLMFRYLNDFELLNKMSRLAREELRHFEQVLAIMEKRGIAYPHVSASRYAAGLRAEVRSAEPGRLIDTLICGAIIEARSCERFARIAPQLDDELQKFYLSLLKSEARHFRDYLHLAQKASDEDIQPRVQALLEKEKELVQGSDGQFRFHSGVPESTGQ
- a CDS encoding malonic semialdehyde reductase, translating into MQPVSSAVLDQLFNNARTHSHWQDRPVSEEVLKQLYDLVRFGPTSANCCPMRLVFVVSKEAKERLKPALNTGNIEKTMRAPVTAIIAYDMHFYELLPRLYPQVPAREWFADSPEYSEVTAFRNGSLQGGYFILAARALGLDCGPMSGFDNAMVDEEFFSEKCSAPAFLPEHFPGCHIKSNFLCNLGYGETEKLHPRNPRLDFDEVCRTL
- a CDS encoding YpsA SLOG family protein, producing the protein MIFRPEKIISGGQTGADIGGLLAGQRLGIATGGTAPLGYWTEIGDRPEFLKGFGLIENTSPDLEERTRENIRNADATVIFTTNPGSDGTLFTIEFCQVSGKPHLVVSPTDADRVQLVSDFILKNRPQTLNVAGNRESNSQGITEITAETIERALTR